From the genome of Deinococcus seoulensis:
GTCCGCTGGGCGGGTGGGAAGGCGTGGCGGAACAGAACGTAGAAGACGGTGGCCAGCAGTGCCAGCAGTGCGCCCAGCGCGAAGGGGCCGCGCGCGCCGAGCTGCACGAACGCCAGGGTGCCCAGCAGTGGCCCGACGGCCGTGCCGATGTTCTCCAGGGTCATCAGGACGCCCCACGCGGCGGGCCGCTGCGGTTCAGGCAGCGTGCGGGTGACCAGGGCGCCCCAGCCGGGCTGCACGCCGGCAAAGCCCAGCCCGACCAGCGCGGCCAGCGGGAACAGCGCCCAGGTGGGCGGCAGCAGGGCGATACCGGCCATGCCGAGCGCGATCAGGCCGAACCCGGCGGTCAGGGTCAGGGTGGCGCGGCCCCGGTCGGCGACCTTCCCGATGAACGGCAGGCTGCCGAACGCGGCGGCCCCGCCCGTGACCAGAATGGCGATCATGGTCCAGTACGTCAGGTTCAGTTCGTCGGTCACGCGGAACAGCACCTGTCCGAACAGCGAGAGCGTGACGGTCTGCATCAGCGCGGCGGGCAGCAGCGGGCGCAGGCGGCGCAGCACCTCGCGGCGTGCCCCGGCGTTCATGACCTCGCGGGCGGGGCCACGGACGGCGCGGGCCGGCAGCAGGAACGCGGCCAGCAGCGACAGCCCCAGCACGCCCAGGCTGAGCAGGTACACGCTCTGAAGGGGTGCGCCGCGCAGCGTGCCGAACAGGAAGTACCCCAGCCCGATGAACGGCAGGATCACCATGGACACGGCGGTCAGGGCGCGTCCCTGCACGCCGTCCGTGGTGGAGTCCGCCGTGAGGTTCATCGCGCCGGGCCACGCGGCGCTGAAGCCCACGCCGTGCAGCGCGGCGATCAGCAGCAGGGCCCAGGCGGCGTGCGCGGCGGGCAGCAGCGCCAGGGCCAGCAGGCTCAGGCCCGCCCCGGCGATCATGACCGGGCGCAGGCCATAGCGGGCGATCAGCAGTCCGGCGGGGCCGCGCATGACGGTGTCCGCGCCGATATGCAGCGCCCACGCGAGGCCCACCACGGACGGCGTGATGCCCAGGGCGTCCTGCGCCAGGGTGCTCTGGCCCAGGTACGACAGGTACAGGCCCGAGCGGATCATCTCCGCGCAGGCCAGCGAGAAGGCGGCGGCAGTCACGGCGCGCGCCGTGCCGGGGCGGAGGGGAAGGCGGTCTCGGAAGGTCACGGCGCCTGCCATTCTGACGCCTGCGGGGCGGCCGGGTGCCGCGCGGTCCTCATGAAGTGGGCATGAGGGGCGCGCGGGCCTGCTAGCCTGTGCGCGTGCCCGGATTCACCGTCGTCATTCCCGCCCGTAACGAGGAGGTCTACCTGCCCCTGACGCTGCGCGCGCTGGCCGGGCAGCGCCACGCGCCCGACGAGGTGATCGTGGTGGACAACCGCAGCACCGACCGGACGGTGGAGGTCGCGCGGGCCTGGGGCGCGACCGTGCTGCGCTGCGAGGAGCCGGGCGTGGCCCGCACCCGCCAGATGGGCCTGGAAGCCGCAAGAAGCGAGTGGGTCGCCACGACCGACGCGGACTCGCTGCCCAGTCCGCAGTGGCTGGAGAAGCTCAGTGAGGCCGCGCCGGGCCGCGCGGCGCTGTACGGCCCGATGCGGTTCTGCGGGGTCGCGCCGCACTGGTCGCGGCTGTCGGGCGCCGGGTACAGCGCGTTCCTGCACGCCTGCCGGATCGTGGGGAAACCCAACCTGGCGGGCGCGAACATGGCGTACTCGCGCGGGGCGGCGCTGCTGGCCGGCGGGTACCCGGACGTGGAAGCCTACGAGGACGTGATCCTGGGTCAGGAAATCGCGCGGCTGGGCGAGGTGGCGTTCGTGCCGGGCGCACTGGTGGAGACCAGCGCGCGGCGGCTGGAGCGCGGCCTGCTGCCGTTCGCGTGGCAGCACCTGCGCAACATCACTGGTCATACGCGAGGGTATTTCGCGGAGTCAGAAGGGGCTCGCCCGGAAAGGTGACCTGGGTGGGCATGCCCAGCACGTCGGCGTACACGTCCAGCACCTGCTGCGCCACGCCGGCCGGGGTGGTGGACGAACCGAACGCGCGCGCGCCGGCCGACAGCTGCGCCCACAGCTGCGGGCTCTCCAGGATGTCGCGGGCGTGGCGGGTCAGGGCGTTCACGTCAGCCGGCGCCACGAGGTACCCGCTGCGTTCGTGCGCCACGCCGCTCAGGGTGCCGCGCGCACCGACCGCCACGACCGGCACGCCCATCAGCTGCGCCTCCTGAAGCACCAGGCCCTGCGTCTCGGTGTCGCTGGCGAACAGGAACAGTTCCGCGAGACGGTAGTACGCGCCGATCTGCTCCCAGGGGCGCATGCCCAGGAAGGTCACGCGGTCGGTCACGCCGATGCGGGCGGCGTGCGCTTCCAGGTGCTGGCGTTCCGGTCCTTCACCCAGGATCACGAGGTGCGCGTCGGGCAGGCCGGTCAGGGTGTCGAGCACGTGATCGAAGCGTTTCTCGCGCGCGAGGCGGCCCACGCTGAGCAGGCGGCGTTTCCCGGCGGGCCAGGGGTTCTCGACCGGCGGGGCGGCCCGCAGGACGCGCGGGTCGATGCTGGTGGGAATCACGACCGGGTTGCGCACGCGCATGGCGCGCAGGACGTCCATCATGCCGGCGGTGGGCGTGATGACGGCGTCGGCGCGGCCGTACAGCAGGCTCATGACGCGGGTCACGACGCCCGTGTGGCGTTGCAGGGCCGTCACGCCCGGCACGTAGTGCGTGTACGCCTCGATGTGTGTGTGGTACGTGGCGACATGCGGCACCTTCCACTTGCGGGCCAGCCGGGCGCCTGCCAGTCCCAGGGTCAGGGGCGTGTGGGTGTGCACCACGTCGTACTTCTGCTGGAAGTCCCGGCGGGTGGGCCACGCGAGGCGGTAGGTGGGCAGGAACATGTAACGCAGGCTGTCCACGCGGACCACGTCGCTGCGGGTGTCCACGTGTTCCGGGAAGTCCGGGGCGACCACGTCGACGTGGTGTCCCTGGGCGCGCAGTTCGTCGCTGAGCAGGGCGACACTGGTCACGATGCCGTTCTGGTCCGGCAGGAACGTGTCGGTGAACAGCCCGATCCGCAGCGGTTTCATGCCCGGCCGCCACGTGGGCCGGAGGTCCGGAGCCCGTACAAGTTTAAGGAATCCTGAAGCATCGCTCCGAGGAGCATACGACGCCAGACATGAGAGTGTCCCCCGACTTTCGGTGGATACCCCTGGCAGCCCTCACGGTCACCCGCCACGCCGGGCTCATGATCACCTGCCGGGGTGCGCCGGGTGCAGTAGATTTCACGGCATGGCCTCCTCTCACAGTCCGCAGGAACGCGCGACCCACGACCGCGCCGCACAGGGGCTGCTGCTGCGGCTGGCGCTGCGGGCCGGGGTGGGTGGCGCGTGGCACGGCGGGCATCCGGGCGCGCCGCAGGTGGCCCTGCTGGTGCCGGTCGCGGACGTTCCGGCGCTGCACGCGGCCCTGACGGCGCTGGAGGGCGTGCCCGCGACCCTGCTGATCTCCCCTGCCCTGGCCCGCCTGGACCCGCAGGGCGTGCGGGCCGCCGCGCTGGCCGGGCATGAACTGGCAGGCGCGGGCGACCCCACCGACCTGACCCTGCTGGAAGCCGTGGCCGGGCAGGCCGTCACGAGCTGGGCCGCGCCGGACAGCGTACCGGCTCTGCGCGGCCTGCTGGCGCGTGGGCTGCGGCCCCTGCCCGCGCCCGAGGGACGCCCTGAACCCGGCGCGCTACGCAGCGTCCCGCCCGCCGACCTGAACGCCACCCTGACGGCGTGGCGGGCACTGGGCTACCGGCCCGTGCCGCTGCGGGACCTGCCGGACGCCCGCACCGGCACGCCGCGCGACCTGCTGACCCTGGCGTACACCCGCGTGGTCGAGGACCGCTTCGCGCGCGATCACGGCGTGATCGACCTGACCGCCCGCGCCGACGCGGTCATGCGGGTCGCGCCGCTGGACCACGCGCCCGCCCCGCTGCCCCTGCCGCCCGGCACGCCCACCGCCGAACTGCACCTGCACTCGCCGCGTGTCGTGGGACTGGCCGCCCGCAGTCAACTGGGCGCGTACCGCGCTTACGTGCGGAGCCTGAAGGACGTGGCGGCCGCCCTGCACGAACGCCCGGAACTGGCCTCCGCGCAGGCCGTGTTCGCCGTGACACTGTTTCACGGGCCGCTGGCGCAGGCGGGCTTCACGCTGCTGGACCTGCCGCCCGCACGTTCCCGCTGGTACGGCCTGGGGTTCCGACTGCTGCGCGCCGCGTACGGCACGACCCGCGCGCCCAGCGAGGGCACCCCGAAAATGGCGTGGATGCCCCGCGAGGAATTCCTGCGCCGCTACAGCTGATACGGATTCCGTTTATTTCGTTAACAGATCGGAACACCACCGATCTGCCCACTCCACGTCCGGAACCCGCCCAGCTCCTACTCGCTTCGCTCGGACCCAGCGGCTTTATAAGCCATTCAATCGGAGTCCGTATGAGCGCGTACCCTGGGGCATGACCCGCGACGCCCTCAGCCGCCGGGTGCAGGTGCAGGGCCTGCATCACGTCACCATCGTCGGTTCCACCCGCCAGAGCGCCCTGGACTTCTGGGAGGGGGTGCTGGGCATGCCGTTCGTGTTCGAACAACCCAACCTCGGCAACCCGGCCGAGAACCACCTGTACTTCGACCCCGGCGACGGCCGCCTGCTGACCGTCTTTACCGACGAGGGCCGCGTGGACGCCGGGCGGGACGCGCCGCGCGAACCGGGCACCGTCGAGCACCTGGCGTTCAACGTGTCCCGCGCGACCTTCCAGCTGGCCCCCGCGCGGCTGCGCGCACGCGGCATCGAGGTCCTGGAACGCGACCGGGGCTTCATGGACTCCATCTATTTCCGCGATCCGAACGGCATGAAGGTCGAACTGGCCTGCTACAAGTTCGAGACGCCCGAGGGCCTGCGCGACGCGGACGTGCTGCGCCGCGCCTACGAACTGCGCGTGGCACGCGGCGACGACTACCTGAGTCCCGAACACCTCGCGGACGCCATCGAGGACCTGCTGCGCCGCTGACCTCCGGTTAACCCGGCAGGGTGAAGGTCAGGGTGGTGCCCTCGCCGGGGGCGCTCTGCACGTCCAGGGTGCCGCCGGCCAGGGTCACGCGTTCGCGCAGGCCCAGCAGGCCCAGGTGTCCAGCCTGCGCCTGCGCGTGCGCCTGTTCGGTGGTAAAGCCCCGGCCGTCGTCGGTGATGGCGACCCGCACCCCGCCCTGTGGCGGCTCGCCGAAGGCCACGCGGATGGCGGCGGTGTGCGCGTGGGCATGCTTGTCGACGTTGTTCAGGGCTTCCTGCGCCAGCCGGAACACCGTGAGTTCCGTGGCGGGGCTCAGGCGGCGGTCGGCGCCGCTGACTTCCAGGCGGGTGGTGGTCAGGGCCTGCGTGGCCAGCCATTCCAGGGCCGGGAGCAGGCCCAGGTCGTCCAGGACGCTGGGGCGCAGGTTCCGCGCGAAGCGGCGCACGCCGTCGATGGCGGCGTTCAGGTCGAGCAGGATGTCGTCTGCGCGGGCTTTCTGTTCGCCGCTCAGGTCGCGGGCCAGTCTGGCCACGCGGCGGGTGGTGGCGGTCAGGACCTGCGCGGTGTCGTCGTGCAGTTCGCGGCTGATGCGGCGGCGTTCTTCCTCCTGCGCCTGCGTGAACAGGGTCAGGAAGCTGCGCAGTTCGCTCTGGCGGCTGGTGGCGGCCTCCAGCGCCTGTCCGCGTCGGGCGATCTCGTCGGCCAGGGTCTGCAGTTCGCTCAGGTCGCGGCTGACGGTCAGCACGCCGCGCCCGTGGTCCACGCTGCCCACCCGGACTTCCAGGTGGTACGGGCCGATGCGGATCTCGGCGCGGCTGCCGCTGGTGCGGGCCTGCGCGTCGGACCACGCGAGTTGCAGGGCCGCCTGCGTGTCGCGGGTGGGGAGGGTCAGGAGGTTCGCGCCGGTCAGCGGGCCGGTCAGGGGTTCCAGGAGGGTGCGGGCGGCCGGGTTGGCGTAGTCGATCACGCCGTGCGCGTCGCTGCTGATGATCAGGTCGTGCGCGCCCTCCGCGAGTTGCCGGTAGCGGGCTTCCTCGCGTTCCAGGGCGGCCAGCAGGCGTTCGCGGGTCAGGGTCTGCGCGATCTGGTCGGCCAGACTGCGGGCCAGTTGCAGGGTGCGGTCGCCCGGCGGGTCGCGGCCCGGATCATCGAAGTACAGGAATCCCAGGGGCGTGCGGGCGTCGGTCTGGGCGCTCAGCAGCGGGACGATCAGGGCGCTGCCCGCCACCGGCAGGGCGTAGCGGCGGGTCAGGGGGCGGGGGCCACGGCCCAGTTGTGCGCTCAGGTCGGCCAGTTCGGAGGCGTCCGGGAGGTGCAGGTTGTACGCCGCGCAGCGCGTCACCTGCCAGCCGTCCGGGCCGGGCGGGGGGTCGGCGAGGCTGCCGGTCGCGTCGGGGAACAGGGCCAGCAGGCCGCGTCCGGCGTGCAGGGTCAGGGTCGCCTCGCGGATCACGTCGCGCAGCGCAGCGTCGTCGGGTTGCCCCTGGGGGCGTTCGCCCAGCATGCGGCTGATGGCCAGCAGCGCCCCGGCCTCGCGTTCGCGCAGCTGCTCTTCCTCGTACAGGCGGGCGTTCTCGATGGCGAGGCCCGCCTGCGAGGCGAACACCCCGGCCAGTGCCAGGTCGTCACTGTCGAGCGGCAGCGGCGCCGTCCAGTACAGGGTGAGTGCGCCGAACACGTTCGGACCGACCCGCAGCGGCAGGCTGACCACGCCCCGGTACGGGTAGGTGTGGGTGGCCAGCAGTTGCCGGGTGTAGCGGCTGCTGCCGCCGCCACTCTCGGTCGTCAGGTCGCGCGCGGCGATCAGGGTGCCCTCCCCGACCGCGCGGCCCGTGACGCCCAGACCCACCTTGGCTTTCACGCGCAGCATGTACTCGCTGCTCAGGCCGACCGCCGAGCGGATGTTGATGCTGCGGCCGTCCGGTTGTTTCTCGTACACGGCGGCGGCGTCCGCGCGGAACAGGGTCACGGCGCGTTCCAGCACGCGTTCCAGCGTCTCGCTGAGGTGCAGGCTGCCGGCCAGGGCCGCGCCGGCCTCGCGCAGCGCCTCGGCCGCCTCGCGTTTGCGGGTCTCGATGCCGTACAGGCGGGCGTTGTCGATGGCCAGCGCAGCCTGCTCGGCCAGGGCCAGCACGATGCGGGCGTCGTCCTCGGTGGCGGGCACCTGCTCGGTGGTGTCCACGTACAGCAGGCCCAGCGGTTGCCCGCGCGCGTTCAGCGGCGCGATGACGGCCGTTTCCGGGTTCAGTTCCCGCAGGCCGCGCGCCAGCGGCGACTCGTGATCGCGGCCCCGCTCGAAGCGGATCGCCTCGCCCCGGCGGACCAGCGTCTCGAAGGTCACGGGGCCCACGCCGATCCCGCCCGTGAACGGCTGCGTGAACCCGTGCGTGAAGACCTCGCCGGTGCGTGCCCCGCCGTCGCTGAGTTCGCTGAACAGCGCCACGAACGCCCGCCGGAACCCCAGGGCCAGCGCGGCGCTCTGCGCGGTGACGGTCAGCACCTCGGACAGGTCCAGGCTGCCGCCCAGGCGGCGCATCAGGCCCTCGACGGTCTCGGCGATGCGTCCGTGGCCGCGCCGGGCCTCGCGGGCCTGCACGCCCTCGACGGCCAGCGCCAGCAGCGGCCCGGCGCCCAGCAGTGCGTGCAGGCCGTCCGGGTCGGCACCCACGAATTCCAGCACCCCGCACCCGAACGGCAGGGCCGCCAGCATCCCTTCGTGCAGCAGCGTGCCGCCGGTCAGGGCGTCTGCGGCGAGCGTGCCGTCACTGAGGGCCAGTCCGCGTCCCTCGGCCGCGACGGGCTGCAACTGCCCGTCCGTGACCACCCACACCTGCACGCCGTGCGCGTGCGTGACCCGGCAGGCGTACGCGGCCAGCAGCCCCGCGAACTGCGCGACCGTGGAGGCCGCCGACAGGCCGGGCGGCAGCGGGGGCAGCGCCACGCCCGCGCCCTGGGGCAGGTGACCGCTCACGCGCTCAGATGGTCTGCGGGTCGATCCAGCCGCGCTTGATGCCGTGCAGCACCGCCTCGG
Proteins encoded in this window:
- a CDS encoding MFS transporter, with translation MTFRDRLPLRPGTARAVTAAAFSLACAEMIRSGLYLSYLGQSTLAQDALGITPSVVGLAWALHIGADTVMRGPAGLLIARYGLRPVMIAGAGLSLLALALLPAAHAAWALLLIAALHGVGFSAAWPGAMNLTADSTTDGVQGRALTAVSMVILPFIGLGYFLFGTLRGAPLQSVYLLSLGVLGLSLLAAFLLPARAVRGPAREVMNAGARREVLRRLRPLLPAALMQTVTLSLFGQVLFRVTDELNLTYWTMIAILVTGGAAAFGSLPFIGKVADRGRATLTLTAGFGLIALGMAGIALLPPTWALFPLAALVGLGFAGVQPGWGALVTRTLPEPQRPAAWGVLMTLENIGTAVGPLLGTLAFVQLGARGPFALGALLALLATVFYVLFRHAFPPAQRTDAPVTGAGEVTS
- a CDS encoding glycosyltransferase — protein: MPGFTVVIPARNEEVYLPLTLRALAGQRHAPDEVIVVDNRSTDRTVEVARAWGATVLRCEEPGVARTRQMGLEAARSEWVATTDADSLPSPQWLEKLSEAAPGRAALYGPMRFCGVAPHWSRLSGAGYSAFLHACRIVGKPNLAGANMAYSRGAALLAGGYPDVEAYEDVILGQEIARLGEVAFVPGALVETSARRLERGLLPFAWQHLRNITGHTRGYFAESEGARPER
- a CDS encoding glycosyltransferase family 4 protein; the encoded protein is MKPLRIGLFTDTFLPDQNGIVTSVALLSDELRAQGHHVDVVAPDFPEHVDTRSDVVRVDSLRYMFLPTYRLAWPTRRDFQQKYDVVHTHTPLTLGLAGARLARKWKVPHVATYHTHIEAYTHYVPGVTALQRHTGVVTRVMSLLYGRADAVITPTAGMMDVLRAMRVRNPVVIPTSIDPRVLRAAPPVENPWPAGKRRLLSVGRLAREKRFDHVLDTLTGLPDAHLVILGEGPERQHLEAHAARIGVTDRVTFLGMRPWEQIGAYYRLAELFLFASDTETQGLVLQEAQLMGVPVVAVGARGTLSGVAHERSGYLVAPADVNALTRHARDILESPQLWAQLSAGARAFGSSTTPAGVAQQVLDVYADVLGMPTQVTFPGEPLLTPRNTLAYDQ
- a CDS encoding YkoP family protein; protein product: MASSHSPQERATHDRAAQGLLLRLALRAGVGGAWHGGHPGAPQVALLVPVADVPALHAALTALEGVPATLLISPALARLDPQGVRAAALAGHELAGAGDPTDLTLLEAVAGQAVTSWAAPDSVPALRGLLARGLRPLPAPEGRPEPGALRSVPPADLNATLTAWRALGYRPVPLRDLPDARTGTPRDLLTLAYTRVVEDRFARDHGVIDLTARADAVMRVAPLDHAPAPLPLPPGTPTAELHLHSPRVVGLAARSQLGAYRAYVRSLKDVAAALHERPELASAQAVFAVTLFHGPLAQAGFTLLDLPPARSRWYGLGFRLLRAAYGTTRAPSEGTPKMAWMPREEFLRRYS
- a CDS encoding VOC family protein, yielding MTRDALSRRVQVQGLHHVTIVGSTRQSALDFWEGVLGMPFVFEQPNLGNPAENHLYFDPGDGRLLTVFTDEGRVDAGRDAPREPGTVEHLAFNVSRATFQLAPARLRARGIEVLERDRGFMDSIYFRDPNGMKVELACYKFETPEGLRDADVLRRAYELRVARGDDYLSPEHLADAIEDLLRR
- a CDS encoding GAF domain-containing sensor histidine kinase, producing the protein MSGHLPQGAGVALPPLPPGLSAASTVAQFAGLLAAYACRVTHAHGVQVWVVTDGQLQPVAAEGRGLALSDGTLAADALTGGTLLHEGMLAALPFGCGVLEFVGADPDGLHALLGAGPLLALAVEGVQAREARRGHGRIAETVEGLMRRLGGSLDLSEVLTVTAQSAALALGFRRAFVALFSELSDGGARTGEVFTHGFTQPFTGGIGVGPVTFETLVRRGEAIRFERGRDHESPLARGLRELNPETAVIAPLNARGQPLGLLYVDTTEQVPATEDDARIVLALAEQAALAIDNARLYGIETRKREAAEALREAGAALAGSLHLSETLERVLERAVTLFRADAAAVYEKQPDGRSINIRSAVGLSSEYMLRVKAKVGLGVTGRAVGEGTLIAARDLTTESGGGSSRYTRQLLATHTYPYRGVVSLPLRVGPNVFGALTLYWTAPLPLDSDDLALAGVFASQAGLAIENARLYEEEQLREREAGALLAISRMLGERPQGQPDDAALRDVIREATLTLHAGRGLLALFPDATGSLADPPPGPDGWQVTRCAAYNLHLPDASELADLSAQLGRGPRPLTRRYALPVAGSALIVPLLSAQTDARTPLGFLYFDDPGRDPPGDRTLQLARSLADQIAQTLTRERLLAALEREEARYRQLAEGAHDLIISSDAHGVIDYANPAARTLLEPLTGPLTGANLLTLPTRDTQAALQLAWSDAQARTSGSRAEIRIGPYHLEVRVGSVDHGRGVLTVSRDLSELQTLADEIARRGQALEAATSRQSELRSFLTLFTQAQEEERRRISRELHDDTAQVLTATTRRVARLARDLSGEQKARADDILLDLNAAIDGVRRFARNLRPSVLDDLGLLPALEWLATQALTTTRLEVSGADRRLSPATELTVFRLAQEALNNVDKHAHAHTAAIRVAFGEPPQGGVRVAITDDGRGFTTEQAHAQAQAGHLGLLGLRERVTLAGGTLDVQSAPGEGTTLTFTLPG